The following proteins are co-located in the Nymphalis io chromosome 27, ilAglIoxx1.1, whole genome shotgun sequence genome:
- the LOC126778948 gene encoding SID1 transmembrane family member 1: protein MGEWYRMKNGFNKHNSSELSVETSCDMSDSFNIFSDNLSPIPASIVPRKLDFSSMDEDEGPRDPTSAPASLSPPYKRVKALKLFDSPHTPKTLLEKCSTPSHHPPRSRLFPPKVNAPTGMPSGSSHHLHPPSDEDSALGSLPPDELDDTRPARRPLANINPFTPDGQALNKKKRALSKTPTWGDATPEQPAKRLRESNISRYNVEFLELGVVGRGAFGRVARCVNKLDGCVYALKRSLRPVAGSAAERAALTEVYAHAALGRHPHLVRYYSAWAEDDHMIIQSEYCDGGSLQQLMEAGPLPESELLLLLAHVADGLAYIHSQQLVHMDLKPGNIFIVRGEGGAAPDSDDGYDDDEPDLPLHKYKIGDLGHVTCVSSPSVEEGDCRYLPKEVLQEDFTHLTKADIFAFGLTLYEAGGGGALPKNGQEWHDIRDGKLPVLPNLSREFNQLLKKMVDPDPNQRPSAARLRRHPLLHPAGNKSKAQLRRELAAAKLKNELLARKLQEAARCIKSLTPNLVNQESAKFRTRSAKRLQKPRIDSNIRLANCAGDIISYDTPARVTVASDFANRTYPLFITARQQKGVFSWQLPMLVQTDTLEQFTNISRTLCPHNNIFSEDQDTCEITNLNTPIVHLTSSSPDPIQVTIVVQTVQNFYIKMNTVVNMTITPSQPKYYFYPFDQGPNKVVDLDSQSIKKKFICNKELDSKERSTLDRYMLRRNLKTEYGWLSKPKSVIVMIESDDDICAVVSIQNFSCPVFDNERDILYDGYYLTMTRRGGITLTQDTFPLGFYIVFIVKTSDDDCTGSVASNETLPKMAQYFGWEDNVSVGTNDGRVKRFSFKIIPTISYQEYIIAGGAALGFFLSFYVAFVVVVLCQRYRRPPADERLLPPSPPDRGDGRRRRAVNDTSGSSNRRRDGSSSSDTDTDLSTVDDGTTDRDSCLQGKLCVANLSRCRPRVLSARSKMYQWNVLTVAVFYTLPVVQLVVTYQRLLNQSGNQDLCYFNFLCAHPLLALSDFNHVYSNLGYVLLGALFVAQVWRRQRAHEQRTQQQKELGIPQHFGLLYAMGIALVSEGLLSAAYHVCPNSMNFQFDTSFMYVTSVLCMVRLYQARHADVNARAHATFGVLALIIFIGLVGVLNANFYFWVAFTGLHLVTCLVMTFQIYYLGRFRLDGALLSRAARSLSARPLAAVTPARAGRCVLLLLANLANWALAAYGLSQHSRDFASHLLLVLMSNLFLYTLFYIVMKLLHRETIAWYSWVFIALTYTVWFGSSYFYLDLNTNWALSPAQSRQSNRVCSLLQLYDSHDAWHFLSATAMFFSFNMYLTVDDNLRDVPRTDIMVF, encoded by the exons ATGGGTGAGTGGTACAGAATGAAGAACGGCTTCAACAAACATAATTCATCTGAATTGTCAGTGGAAACATCTTGTGATATGTCAGACtcttttaacatattttctGATAATTTAAGTCCGATACCGGCTTCAATTGTGCCTCGAAAGTTAGATTTTAGTAGTATGGACGAGGATGAAGGCCCGAGGGACCCTACATCAGCTCCTGCATCCCTCAGTCCACCGTACAAAAGGGTCAAGGCTCTTAA attatTCGATAGTCCGCACACTCCGAAAACGCTGCTAGAGAAATGTTCAACGCCCTCCCATCACCCCCCCAGATCGAGACTCTTCCCGCCAAAAGTCAACGCGCCAACTG GCATGCCGTCTGGCTCGAGTCACCATCTGCACCCACCGTCGGACGAGGACAGTGCCCTCGGCAGCCTACCGCCGGACGAACTCGACGACACGAGGCCTGCGAGGCGACCACTCGCCAACATCAACCCTTTCACACCTGACG GTCAAGCGTTGAATAAGAAGAAGAGAGCTCTGTCGAAGACTCCCACGTGGGGAGACGCGACGCCCGAGCAGCCTGCGAAGCGACTCAGA GAGTCCAACATCTCGCGCTACAACGTGGAGTTCTTGGAGCTGGGCGTGGTGGGGCGCGGCGCGTTCGGTCGCGTGGCGCGCTGCGTCAACAAGCTGGACGGCTGCGTGTACGCGCTCAAGCGCTCGCTGCGCCCCGTGGCCGGCTCGGCCGCCGAGCGCGCCGCGCTCACAGAGGTGTACGCGCACGCCGCGCTCGGCCGCCACCCGCACCTCGTCCG ATATTACTCTGCGTGGGCGGAGGACGATCATATGATAATCCAGAGCGAGTACTGCGACGGTGGCTCGCTGCAGCAGCTGATGGAAGCGGGGCCGTTACCGGAGAGCgagctgctgctgctgctggcGCACGTCGCAGACGGACTCGC GTACATCCACTCGCAGCAGCTGGTGCACATGGACCTCAAGCCGGGCAACATCTTCATCGTGCGCGGCGAGGGCGGCGCCGCCCCCGACTCCGACGACGGCTACGACGACGACGAGCCCGACCTGCCGCTCCACAAGTACAAGATCG GTGACTTGGGTCACGTGACCTGCGTTTCGTCACCGTCGGTGGAGGAGGGCGACTGCAGGTATCTTCCCAAGGAGGTTCTTCAGGAGGACTTCACGCATTTAACCAAAGCTGATATATTTGCTTTCG GTCTGACATTATACGAGGCCGGCGGCGGGGGAGCCCTGCCCAAGAACGGTCAAGAGTGGCACGACATCAGAGACGGGAAGCTACCCGTCTTACCGAACCTCTCCAGGGAGTTCAATCAGCTGTTAAAG AAAATGGTGGACCCGGACCCGAACCAGCGTCCGTCGGCAGCGCGCCTGCGCCGCCACCCGCTGCTGCACCCGGCCGGCAACAAGAGCAAGGCGCAGCTGCGGCGCGAGCTGGCCGCCGCCAAGCTCAAGAACGAGCTGCTGGCGCGCAAGCTGCAGGAGGCGGCCAG ATGTATAAAATCGTTAACGCCGAACCTAGTGAACCAGGAATCGGCAAAGTTTCGAACGAGATCGGCGAAGCGTTTACAGAAGCCCCGAATCGACTCCAACATC agattagccaactgcgcgggagatattata AGCTACGACACGCCAGCCAGAGTGACGGTGGCGAGTGACTTCGCGAACCGGACGTACCCGCTGTTCATAACGGCGAGACAGCAGAAAG GAGTATTCTCCTGGCAGCTGCCCATGCTGGTGCAGACGGACACGCTGGAGCAGTTCACGAACATATCCAGAACGCTGTGCCCTCACAACAACATCTTCTCCGAGGACCAGGACACGTGTG AGATAACGAATTTAAACACGCCGATCGTCCACCTGACGTCGTCGTCGCCCGACCCGATACAAGTGACCATCGTTGTGCAGACCGTGCAGAACTTTTACATCAAAATGAACACAGTGGTTAACATGACGATCACGCCGAGCCAGCCCAAGTACTACTTCTATCCGTTCGACCAGGGACCCAATAAAGTCGTTGACCTGGATTCCCAGAGCATCAAAAAGAAGTTCATCTGCAATAAGGAGCTGGATTCGAAGGAGCGGTCGACGCTGGACAGGTACATGCTGCGGCGGAACCTGAAGACCGAGTACGGCTGGCTGTCGAAGCCGAAGAGTGTCATCGTGATGATCGAGTCTGACGATGATATTTGCGCGGTCGTGTCGATACAAAACTTTTCG TGCCCGGTGTTCGACAACGAGCGCGACATCCTGTACGACGGGTACTACCTCACCATGACGCGGCGCGGCGGGATCACGCTCACG CAAGACACGTTTCCGTTGGGCTTCTACATCGTCTTCATAGTGAAGACATCAGATGACGATTGTACCGGTTCCGTCGCGTCGAACGAAACCTTACCAAAAATGGCTCAGTACTTCGGCTGGGAGGACAACGTGAGCGTGGGCACTAACGATGGGAGAGTGAAAAGGTTTAG CTTCAAAATAATCCCGACGATATCGTACCAGGAGTACATCATCGCTGGCGGCGCCGCGCTCGGGTTCTTCCTGTCGTTCTACGTCGCGTTCGTGGTGGTCGTGCTGTGCCAGCGGTACCGCCGCCCGCCCGCCGACG AGCGGCTGCTGCCCCCCTCCCCGCCCGACCGCGGCGACGGGCGGCGCCGGCGCGCCGTCAACGACACGAGCGGCAGCTCCAACCGGCGCAGAG ACGGCAGCTCGTCGTCAGACACCGACACGGACCTGTCGACCGTCGACGACGGCACCACCGACCGGGACTCGTGCCTGCAGGGCAAGCTGTGCGTCGCGAACTTGTCCAG GTGCCGGCCCCGCGTGCTGTCGGCTCGCTCCAAGATGTACCAGTGGAACGTGCTGACGGTGGCCGTGTTCTACACGCTGCCGGTCGTGCAGCTCGTCGTCACCTACCAGCGG TTGCTCAACCAGTCGGGCAACCAGGACCTGTGCTATTTCAACTTCCTGTGCGCCCACCCGCTGCTGGCGCTGTCCGACTTCAACCACGTGTACTCCAACTTGGGCTACGTGCTGCTCGGCGCGCTGTTCGTGGCGCAGGTGTGGCGCCGGCAGCGCGCGCACGAGCAACGCACGCAGCAGCAG AAAGAGCTCGGCATCCCGCAACACTTCGGGCTGCTGTACGCGATGGGCATCGCGCTGGTCAGCGAGGGGCTGCTGTCGGCTGCCTACCACGTGTGCCCCAACAGCATGAACTTCCAGTTCG ACACGTCGTTCATGTACGTGACCTCAGTGCTGTGCATGGTGCGGCTGTACCAGGCGAGGCACGCCGACGTGAACGCGCGCGCACACGCCACCTTCGGCGTGCTCGCTCTCATCATATTCATTG GGCTGGTCGGCGTGTTGAACGCTAACTTCTACTTCTGGGTCGCGTTCACGGGCCTGCACCTCGTCACGTGCCTCGTGATGACGTTCCAGATATACTACCTCGGCAGGTTTAGACTCG acGGCGCGCTGCTGTCCCGCGCGGCGCGCTCGCTGTCGGCGCGGCCGCTGGCGGCGGTGACGCCCGCGCGCGCCGGCCGCTGCGTGCTGCTGCTGCTCGCCAACCTCGCCAACTGGGCGCTCGCCGCCTACGG GTTGTCGCAGCACAGCCGCGACTTCGCGTCGCACTTGCTGCTGGTCCTCATGAGCAACCTGTTCCTGTACACGTTGTTCTACATCGTGATGAAGCTGCTGCATCGGGAGACCATCGCCTGGTATAG CTGGGTGTTCATCGCGCTGACGTACACGGTGTGGTTCGGCTCCAGCTACTTCTACCTGGACCTGAACACCAACTGGGCGCTCAGCCCGGCGCAGTCGCGGCAGAGCAACCGCGTGTGCTCGCTGCTGCAGCTCTACGACTCGCACGACGCCTGGCACTTCCTGTCCGCCACCGCCATGTTCTTCTCCTTCAACATGTACCTCACCGTCGACGACAACCTGCGCGACGTGCCACGCACTGACATCATGGTCTTCTAG